Genomic window (Salvelinus namaycush isolate Seneca chromosome 10, SaNama_1.0, whole genome shotgun sequence):
aaattcaatcccttttagacaacttcctggagaAAACATTTCACTATAATAGTGAAGGCGTAAACTTGGCAgcagaaaacctaaacagtatatttgatatctcagcttccctatcaaatctaaaaatgtcaaacagaaaaccgaagaaaagtAACAACAaggacaaatggtttgatgaagaatgcaaaaacctaagaaagaaattgagaaacctatccaaacaaaaacatagagacccagaaaatcTGAGCCTACGCCTtaactatggtgaatcactaaaacaatacagaaatacactaaggAAAAAGAaggaatccatagactctaaccacttctggaaaaattggaaaacactaaacaaacaacaacacaaagagctatctatccaaaatggagatgtatgggtaaaccacttctccaatctttttggctctataacaaagagcaaaaacatacacactaccggtccaaagttttataacacctactcattcaagggttttatctTGATTTTTACAAATTTCTACATTTCTACAaatttagaataatagtgaagacatcaaaactttgaaataacacaaatggaatcatgtagtaaccaaaaaagtgttaaactgtTATGGGATTTtcatgaataatgactaaatgatgtatacatttaacataGAACTATAACTAAAACTACCCTGTCATTGTATGATTGTATGAAATGTATTAGAATCATACCTCTAtaaatctgatgtgtgtagttttagtcagaattaggacaaggactttttgttcctttttagtatgtaagcagggtgcaagtgtgagacaatgtatgagataagaggagctatcgacagacaagctctactactgtgttccttacaggacattctgtccccacaAAGGAAGGGGAGAAACCTTAGGCTTGTAGTAGATggtataacaggtggcagacaatgtatgacagaaagacttgtgaactatattgtcattgtttctgagaggaggagggacatttatgacgaaatgtgaggtatatagaccaatgtacaggaaatgataggcAGAACGTTCCCgtaaataaacatttgactattgtagactgggcctctgtctgtttttatttctatcagtatcctacaaatcctgatatagcagactgagtaatttaatttaattggttaacttcttcttaatagggggcgctgttttcactttgggaaaaaaatcgtgcccaatttaaacggcctcgtactctattctagatcatacaatatgcatattattactattggatagaaaacactcagtttctaaaactgtttgaattatatctgtgagtaaaacagaactcatttggcagcaaacttccagacaggaagtgaaaaatctgaaaacgaggctctgtttcagggcctgcctattgaattgccttatatttatggatatgcatgcactgcatacgccttccactagatgtcaacaggcagtggaaggtggaatggggtgtctagcttgatctgagttcgaacaagagcttttggaatgacgtgtccagaatttcctttctctacctaggcgcgggaagcacctccatattgtcttatgataagcgttcggtatacacggctaatatctccggctatgattttatttgatacatgtgataataacatcgtaaagaatgttttttcaaccgagttttatcagattatttaacgtttattgggacttttggagttttccgttctctgcctcgagagaaattgggaacgtcatcaacattggctagcattgtggcacgaattcgacaggagaaaaggacattctaaaatcaaacaacgatttattcttgaccaaggactccttgtacaagattctgatggaagctcagcaaaagtaagaacaatttatgatatttcgtatttctgtgtaaaatgttgagtcctattatccgccgttttggcgggcgctgtctcgctataacgtaagctgtttgttatggtaaagttatttttaaaaatctaacacggtggttgcattaagaaccagtgtatctttcatttgctgtccaacatgtattttttagtaaagtttatgatgagttctttggtcagattaggtgagtgtccaaactagctccggacattctggtgaatcgatgctacatattcacaatttataaccacggtttgcagctctaaatatgcacattttcaaacaaaacataagtgtattgtataacctgatgttataagactgtcatctgatgaagttggtcaaggttagtgattaattttatatcttttgctggtttttgcgatcgctaccttttgctgctaataaatgcatttgtgtgtttggctgttgtggtaagctaatataatgctatattgtgtttttgctgtaaaacacttaaaaaaatcggaaatattggctggattcacaagatgtttatctttcatttgctgtacaccatgtatttttcataaatgttttatgatgagtatttaggtatttcacgttgttctctgtaattattctggctgctttggtgatatttttgatggtagctgcaatgtaaaactatgatttatacctcaaatatgcacattttcgaacaaaacataaatttattgtataacatgttataagactgtcatctgatgaagttgtttcttggttagtgactaattatatctctatttggtcggttttgtgatagctacctatgcggtagaaaaattgtgaaaatatgcggttgagtcttttgctattgtggttagctaatagaaatacatattgtgttttcgctgtaaaacattttaaaaatcggaaatgatggctggattcacaagatgtttatctttcatttgctgtattggacttgtgatttcatgaaaattatattatatgatatccctgtcgcgttaggctaggctatgctagtcagcttttttgatgaggaggatcccggatccgggagagagaagcggtttaattaaagaacatgAGAACTTAATTCTCCTAacataaacaaatctaaatatattttatatttgagattcttcaaatagccaccctttgccttgatgacagctttgcacactcttggcaaacaccaaattgagacaaatagattctgcaaaaatatcctccgtgtacaacgaaaaacacaaaataatgcatACAGAGCAGAATGaagccgatacccgctaatgatcagaatccagaaaagagccgttaaattctataACCACtgaaaaggaagcgattcccaaaccttccataacaaagccatcacttacagagagattaacctggagaagagtcccctaagcaagctggtcctggggctctgttcacaacacaaacagaccccacagagccccaggacagcaacagaattagacccaaccaaatcatgagaaaacaaaaagataattacttgacacactgtaaagaattaacaacaaaaaaacagagcaaactagaatgctatttggctctaaacagagagtacacagtggcagaatacctgaccactggtactgacccaaacttaaggaaagcttgactatgtacagactcagtgagcatagccttgctattgagaaaggccgccctaggcagacctggctctaaagagaagacaggctatgtgcacactgcccacaaaatgagatggaaactgagctgcacttcctaacctcctgcccaatgtatgaccattttagagaaacatatttccctcagattacacagatccacaaagaattcgaaaacaaacccaattttgataaactcccatatctattgggtgaaataccacagtgtgtcatcacagcagcaagatgtgtgacctgttgccacaagaaaagtgcAACCAGTGAAAAACGAACACCCttttaaatacaacccatatttatgtttatttatttcccctttgttgtgagtgtaatgtttactgataATTttagtttattatctacttcacttgctttggcaatgtttcccatgccaatagagcccttgaattgaattaactgagagagagagagcggagcgGAGCGAGAGAGCGGTGAGTGGGAGAGAGGGCGATATAGAGAGAGACGTTTACTTGACGTTTATGACTGGTCATACTCAAACTCAACTAAACCCCATGTCAGAGAGGAAGTACAGTGAAGTACAGAGAAGTACAGTGTGTTAAAGTTGGCCGGTCTGTTGGAAAGGCAGCGGTACGTGAACTCTCGACCCTCATGGCTTTAGTGATTTCATGTCTCACTCGACGCCCGCTTCCCCAGCTGGCTGGAGACCTTTTTCTTCTCCACAGCTCCATTATTATAGAACTAATGACTGCTAACAGTACCAGCACCACTGACTGCCAAACGGATTGGTCCTGATAATGTGTGTCCATAGATACAGTATGCCCCCTGTGTACAGCAGTTTGGTGTGAAACGACTTGGTGTGAACGTGTGTGCAGGGTTCTCTATATGGGGGTATGAGTCAGTCAGGTCCTCTGTGTGTTGGGTGGGTCAGGTGTTCTCACCTCAGGGTTACCAGCCATAATGGTGTAGTTGCCGTCATCGTCCAATGAGGCGGCGGCGGTGTGGAGGTTACAGGTCCCGTCAGCGTCGCGGCTGATCCTGTAGTGTTCACTCCTCTTAGAGATCTGCTTCCCATCCTTAAACCAGTAGATCTATAGGGGACAGGATagacacaacacagagttacacaatgaTCTGCTTCCCATCCTTAAACCAGTAGATCTATAGGGGACAGGATagacacaacacagagttacacaatgaCCTGCTTCCCATCCTTAAACCAGTAGATCTATAGTGGACAGGATagacacaacacagagttacacaatgaCCTGCTTCCCATCCTTAAACCAGTAGATCTATAGTGGACAGGATagatacaacacagagttacacaatgacctataggagtagagagaaaagagagtatattattatattatactatactgCAATCCACCCTCTATCggtcctctctttttctctctgttccGTTCATTTGATGCCTGTCATCACCCAGTCATTACAGAAGCCCTATGAGCTAGGGATAGGCAGTGGTGGACTCACAGATGTTAGTACCCCAAGCCTGGCCCTTATAGCAACTCACTGTACATGTACCTCAACCTCCTACTAACAACACTACACATCCTCAACTCCCAattatcagaacaatactgtatGTTGGTACATTAAACATTTACACCTTACAACAATACACCCTGAATAAAGTGACAGTAATATTGACATTAAGAACAGCTGATCtgtgtgacctctgacctttggCTTGGGGTCTCCAATGACCTTGCAGGAGAAGGTGATGGGCATGCCCTCGAACACCTTGTAGTGTTTGAGCTTGCTGTCGAAGAAGGGCACCGTGCCGGTGGCATCCTCGTCATGCTGCACATCGTCGTCAGACTCCTCCACTGGAGAGCGCTCCAGGCGGAACTCGATCTCACTAATCAGGCGCTGCTCGAAGCTGGACACCTTGTACTCCTGCAGAGCACACAGAGAGGAAGCAGGGTTAATGCTGGGCGATGGAGCTCAAAGAGCATCAACACAACTACAGGAAGAGACTGAAATCACAGAGGAACTGGATCACAGAAAAATCTGATGAACAAGAAGCACACTCCACCACGAGCATTTTGTGTCACTCATGCATGAATTCATTGATTTATTCATTCTTTCATTCATTCAAGCACAATGAGTTAAGGAAATCCTTTTTCTCGCATCTACCCAGTTTCTCCCTATTTCCTCTCaactctctctattcctcccctctttctgtctattCCTCTTGCTCTCTCAATTCCTCCTTCAATCTCAATCTCTCACCATCCTGGCTCGAGCTGTTGAGGCAGAAGCAACATCTGGAGAGTAGTGTGAATTGACTGACTGACAGATAATTACATGCCCAAGACACAGCTGCAGGAgtctgatatctctctctcttcctctctctctcccgcccttAAATTCTTGTTATTGTTTTCTCAGTTTTTCATTCACTCGCTCATgcatgtacacaaacaagagATATATAGGACATGTgacacgtaacacacacacagcaacaggtTCATCTGTTATAATGACAGTGAAACATGTTCATATTAGTATCTCATGTCAGGGTGGTGTTGGGAACAAACTCATGCATGCTCCGCTATTTGATTAACATATCAAAAGTGACCAATTAACACACACTAAATGAATCAACATATACATTAAAGTCCCAGTGCATTTTAATTTcttgtgttttatttacatttccacactatgaggttgtaaTAATACTGTTACAGTTAATAAATAGACCAAAAAGAAAGAGGGTTCCAAACCTCTcttccaataacagctagttttcagtctttgccaagaagctatttttgtttctatTTTAATTCATTTCGTACAATGTTAATAGAAAATCAcaataaggtacttaattgttccCCAGAAATAACTTGATATTTAGATGAAAAacgctgcattggacctttaaaagtGCCAGACATGTACAGCGACAAAGCCTTGGACATGCTTACTCGGTTTTTCATGAAGAGCATTGGTCAGTAATTGTGTACAGTCAGCACTGGCTGAAGACTACAGCTGGTCAAAAGCTATGTAACCACCACAATGACCATAACAGAACCATGAATGAACCTGCTTAATCAGCTTTTTGTCaaatgtatatacactaccgttcaaaagtttggggtcacttagaaatgtccttgtttttgaaagaaaagctaattttttgtccattaaaataacataaacttgatcagaaatacagtgtagacattgttaatgttgtaaatgagtaTTGTAGCatgaaacggcagattttttagtggaatatctacataggcgtacagaggcccattatcagcaaccatcactcctgtgtcccaatggcacgttgtgttagctaatccaagtttatcattttaaaaggctaattgatcattagaaaacccttttgcaattatgttagcacagctgaaaattgttgtcctgattaaagaagcaataaaacgggccttctttagactagttgagtatctggagcatcatcatttgtgggttcgattacaggctcaaaatggccagaaacaaggacctttcttctgaaactcatcagtctattcttgttctgagaaatgaaggctattccatgtgagaaattgccaaaaaactgaagatctcgtacaacgctgtgtactactcccttcacagaacagcgcaaactgtctctaaccagaatagaaagaggagtgggaggccccggtgcacaactgagcaagaggacaagtacattagagtgtctagtttgagaaacagacgcctcacaagtcctcaactggcagtttcattaaatagtacccgcaaaacaccagtctcaatgtcaacagggaagaggcaactccgggatgctggccctctaggcagagttcctctgtccagtgtctgtgttcttttgcccatcttaatcttttctttttattggccagtctgagatatggctttttctttgcaactctgcctagaaggccaggccagttttattgcttctttaatcagaacaacagttttcagctgtgctaacataattgcaaaagggttttctaatgatcaattagccttttaaaatgataaacttggattagctaacacaacgtgccattggaacacaggaatgatggttgctgataatgggcctatgtagatattccattaacacGATCATTCACAGTGATCCCACTGTCCAGTAGATGATGCCCTTGTGTCCTTCCTTCCAGGAACGCAGAACAGTTGAAGCAGCTAacaaatagtcatttacaacattaacaatgtctacactgtatttctgatcaatttgatgttattttaatggacaaagaacttgcttttctttcaaaaacaaggacatttctaagtgactccaaacttttgaacggtagtgtatgtcttAGTTATCCTTATCAGTTCATTCCCAGGTTTCAAGGTCGGATCCTGCTACAGTCAGAGGGTGTGTGAACACATCTAATATCATTATTATCAGTGTGGCTTTGTTGAATGGCTTAAGATTGGGGAGTGACCACACACAGTGAGTCAGGAAacaagaggcagagaagagaaggaaggagagaaagaggctTGAATAACCTTTTGAGGGACAGATTCTATATCAGATGAACTGGAATCCTGTGAAGAGATTAAAGAACAGAGGTGTGGTCTCTGTGTTACTGTATGATGTCATGTCCGGAGGTCACACCGCACACCAAAAGATGTGTGTAATTACCTGCATTCACACTAAAGAGTGTGTAACAGCACGATCAGtcttatacattatattaacATTATGACTGTAACTACCATttcaacaaaacacacacatttccatATCATTTGCTCTGAATTGGAACGTGCAATTGTGGCTTTTATTCTCAGGCCTCAGGCAGAGTAGTGGCCAGACAAATCTGTATCAGACAGGAACCAGGTTCAGTCCCATCGGCCTCCAGGCAGCCAGAGCCCAACATCACTACAGGATAGCAGCACAGAACAGCCTGACCTAAAGACCACCACCACTGTCTGCAGCTTTGAGAGGACAAACCCTGTGCGGCTCACTTCTAGAGTCTGTTTACTTTGCAGTGAGACTTGGCTTTAGTCAATGAAACaaatctgtgtgtgttctgtactgAGGTTTTGTGTTTAGTAAATCTTTAAGACTAAATTTGTAAGTTAATATTTCCAGTTATAGCCTGTATTTTACACTTCATCACATTGGTGTGTGACTGCAAACTATGACTGAATGTGTAGCTGAATATGGGCCATACACATGCAATAATACAGTGAACTAAGGTGTAGCACACAGATGGTCTTCCTTGGCCTgcctacagtagcagcagcagcgtacCTGTGTGACTGGCTCCTCATCCTGCTGCTGTGTGTTTAGTACTGTGGCTGCGTTGTCTGCCCCCAGCAGCCTGCGAGCCATCTTCTCCTCATAGGTTAACCTCTGAAAGCACCGATTAATGGGTCAGCTGGGGTTAGTGTGTCAGTCGCAACAGCAACACACACTCATTACAAATATTAAGACATGGTCTTCTTGAGATAAATGGTTGTTAATGAAACTATTAACACTGTGAAATGGATGACATGGGAAAAAAAAATGTGTCCGCTCAACTTCAAAAGTATATTTTGAACTCAAAAATGTCTGTGGTCATATCTGTAGTATAGTTACGCTATGTAGTATGTATGTCTGTGGTCATATCTGTAGTATAGTTACGCTATGTAGTATGTATGTCTGTGGTCATATATGTGGTATAGTTACGCTATGTAGTATGTATGCCTGTGGTATAGTTACGCTATGTAGTATGTATGTCTGTGGTCATATCTGTAGTATAGTTACGCTATgtagtatgtgtgtttgtgatcATATCTGTGGTATAGTTATGCTATGTATTATGTATGTCTGTGGTCATATCTGTGGTATAGTTACGCTATGTAGTATATATGTCTGTGGTCATATCTGTGGTATAGTTACGCTCTGTAGTATGTATGTCTGTGGTCATATCTGTGGTATAGTTACGCTCTGTAGTATGTATGTCTGTGGTCATATCTGTGGTATAGTTACGCTATGTAGTATGTATGTCTGTGGTCATATCTGTGGTATAGTTACGCTATGTACTATGTATGTCTGTGATCATATCTTTGGTATAGTTACGCTATGTAGTATGTATGAATGGTTGGAAATGAAATAGGATTGACATTTGACTTGGAGTGCTTGTATTAATGAATGTTACAAAACAGCTTCATTCCCTAGTTACCtacaaacacacagtcatctacagtGTTGTGGAGGcactctgtaacacacacacacacctgttgtcCGTTGCTCATGCGCTCCTCCTTGAATCGTAGCTTCCTCTCCAGGTCCTGAATGACAGCATCCTTGGTTCCCTGGATGTCAGAGTCTGAGGCCAGGCGTGGGGTTCCTCTGGACTGCTTCCGGGGAAAAGCACTGCTGACAGAACACAACAACAGACCAGGGGATTAGAACATGGCACCCCAGACCTTTAAACCGACTTTACTCAATAGCAGCTGCTGTGTCGTTCTGCAGTAGATCATGATATATCatctgttgtttgtgtgtgtgttggactgACTGTGATTTATTTGAACCTGTGATAGTCAGAATAAgccccttctccttctcctctctcgttccctctctctctcttatctgtcTAACTCAAGCATTCTACACAGGGTCCTCTTATCTCTCTCCCCTGCTGCAGGAATGCCATGGTGAGGGGAAAAACAGACAGAGGAAAGGGCTTGAtgaaaaagagggggggggggggggtggaatggCCTTGtaggagggtaggaggagagTGTGTTTGACAGCAGAGTATAGTGGATGTTTTCTCCAGCCAGCCAGGCATCATCAGACAAATCAGAGTCAGGATTATATACACAACACCAGATCTCTATCAGTTAACTAAACATAAACATGACCAAGCTCACTCTGGGTGCATCCGCCTCATAGTCAGGACTGGCCTGAGATGGGGGGGCTTTTTTGACTTGAGAAATATGATTGATGTTTTGGAAAATTCCCAAAAAGGTGCCATCTAGAACCCGAAAAGGGTTCTTCTTATGttcccataagagaacccttgaagaaccccttttggttccaggtagaacccttttgggttccatgtagaaccctttccacagagggtcctacatggaacccaaaagacttctacctggaaccaaaaagggttctcctatgggaacaccTGCAGTACCCTTTTGGAGTGCAGCAGTGTGAGTTGAAATCTCAGCTATGCATAAACCCTTCAAATATCTGTTTATTTGGCTTTGACTTAGTCACTCCCTTCACACAAGCCATTGTGTATATTTTCCATATGGGCAAAacattctaacacacacacacacacacacacacacacacacacacacacacacacacacacacacacacacacacacacacacacacacacacacacacaaaatccccccccccccccccccctcaggagACGGTGCTCTCTGAGCTGAGGTTGAGTGTATGTCTGTAATAGCCCTGGTCTCTGTGCTGTAAACATGCTGTATAAGAATGTAAACACGTCATCTTCCATCTAGCAGCAGACCTCCAACCTCCAGCTGCTGCTAGGCGGCAGGCTGTCCTGATGGggttggagggagagggagagccagCCTGGCTCCACAGAGACAGACCTGCTACAGGCTGTCACTCACTGACTGATATACACACATTACACTACCATTTGACTGGAGAATGAAAGGGTCTGAAAGTATAGGGTACTGCCCCACAGAGAGCCAGTGTAACAGTGTGCACAGTCAGTGTATAGATACTCACATAGTCCCGTTCCCTTTAGGCAGGCCCAGGGCGTTGAAGGATGGGCTAGTGGGTGTGGCTGGAAGGACAGAGGCCAGGAAGCCAGCAGGTGATTGGGGCATGGAGGTGAAGGGGGAGGAGCTGTTGGAGTGGGCGAGGGAGTAGGGGGGAGCCGAAGAgacaggtggaggagggggaggagggggtggagggaagTCTTTGGCAGGGCCTGACAAGGATGAAATGCTGCTACTAAggaagggaggaggtggaggtgggaaggagggagaggaaggggactGAGACTCAATGCTGCCGCTCTTACTGAAGGGAGGCAGGACAACCCTGGTGAAGGGTTTTTGTGAGGTGggtggggagaggggtgagggcaGGCTGGAACCAGAGGACCCCGAGGACTGGGTGACATAGCCCCCCATAGGGCCAGTCCCCCCAGGGCTCTGGGCAGCAATGAACTGCTTTGGCCGGGCGTAGTTGAAGGTGCTGGTCTGCATGGCGCTGCTCTCCAGCTcctggaaggagggaggagggggaagagaaggagagggcagagagggcacTTCCTGGGGCTGCTGTGGCAGAGGCGGGACTTCCTGCTCTTGCTCCTGATGTTGGATCCAATTGGCTGCTTCCTGCTGTTCCAATATAATCTGATCCTGCAGCTGCTTCAACTGTTCTGCGTTCCTGGAAGGAAGGACACAAGGGCATCATCTACTGGACAGTGGGATCACTGTGAATGATCGTGtcaaacagttttaaaaaatTCAACAAAATGGACAAAGTTCAAACAAGCTTGTCAGCTAAGTGaacgcaggaacacacacacacacacacacacacacacacacacacacacacacacacacacacacacacacacacacacacacacacacacacacacacacacacacacacacacacgtagatcAGACGCATACCATAAAGTTTGGACCAATGGAATTCATACAGTAAAGGCCTAGACTCCATACTGTATATCCTCCATACTGtgtcagagtcagtagaaatgtAGAAATGCCCAGAGAGCCAGGCAGCAGTAGTTCCCTCCCCCAGGTCACCAATCAGCACATAGGACACATACCCGCTAACACACTACATCCTCTCAACCCCACTAAAATGCTGGACAGGATGAGTTAACACTGCTACAAGGTTTCAGACACGTTGTAGAAATGTTATGAAAGCATGCGGCTGTCATCCATTTTCCCGTGACTGACACAATACCCCGTTCCCCGTCTCTCTCTGGTTACGCAAATTACATAGACAATTGTGATTGGCAATTTAACAATCATAGAGAATGAGCATCCCAGTCATGCTGAGACATTGCTCTAAAGTTACAGGCTGTTACTGTGAGTAGTTGAAAACCGCACACATAGTTGTGGGGATGACATCAGCACTGGACCGTCCAGGGTTCCTCGATCAGGAATTACGTTTTTTCACCAGCCTGGAATTGATAGCTTGTCAAGTCTGAGGTTAAAGGGTTCAGGGGGACCGTGGGGTGTGGTTAATTCAGCTAGCCATCCGAGctaccatctgtgtgtgtgtgtgtgtgtgtgtatatgtgtgtgtgttgtgtaaagTGCTGATTAGTGGGGAGGAAACCACTGCACAGGGTGCAGGGACTGATAGCTCCAGAAAGACTTGTTAAAAGGCCAGCCAGTCAACAGCCACATCAAACAATAAAAAAATTTAAAAGGAGACCGGAGTACGAAATGTGAGGAAGTTTTGCCAATGTTGTCTTCCATTATGACAAACGCTCAACAGTGTGATGACCTCTGCGGGGTCAAGGACAAGACTAGACATGGTCATAAAATACATGATAATAACATTGTAATAATGTAATTGATTTCggtacagacaggagagagacatacCGAGACAAGTACTGTACTAGGGACAAGGTGTGGCAGCTCACATCTCTTAAAGGGAAATGTgatgaaacaacaaaaacaaacacgTCTCTGTCGCATCTTGTTCTCAGGCAGGGGTGAGTCCTAATGATGGAGTATTGTATTCTGTCACAGAGGTATGGCTGAATGAGGATTTCACACACTGAGCCCTACACTGTCTACTCACAGTACACTCATCACTTCTGGCCCGGCC
Coding sequences:
- the LOC120054912 gene encoding palladin-like isoform X2, translated to MQTSTFNYARPKQFIAAQSPGGTGPMGGYVTQSSGSSGSSLPSPLSPPTSQKPFTRVVLPPFSKSGSIESQSPSSPSFPPPPPPFLSSSISSLSGPAKDFPPPPPPPPPPVSSAPPYSLAHSNSSSPFTSMPQSPAGFLASVLPATPTSPSFNALGLPKGNGTISAFPRKQSRGTPRLASDSDIQGTKDAVIQDLERKLRFKEERMSNGQQRLTYEEKMARRLLGADNAATVLNTQQQDEEPVTQEYKVSSFEQRLISEIEFRLERSPVEESDDDVQHDEDATGTVPFFDSKLKHYKVFEGMPITFSCKVIGDPKPKIYWFKDGKQISKRSEHYRISRDADGTCNLHTAAASLDDDGNYTIMAGNPEGRVSCTGRMMVQAVNQRGRSQRSAPGHIRRPRSRSRDSGDENENIQERHFRPHFLQAPGDLIVQEGKLCRMDCKVSGLPTPDLIWQLNGQTIRPDSAHKMLVRENGVHSLVIEPVSSRDAGIYTCIASNRAGQNSFNLELIVAAKEMHKAPSFIEKLQNTGVAEGYPVRLECRVSAVPYPQIFWKKENESFTHNTDRISMHQDNCGYLCMIIQPAMKEDAGWYTVSAKNEAGIVSSTARLDVHTQWQQPNTPKPKKVRPSTSRYAALTERGLDVKAAFFPDSSTLQPGGLVESDDL